In Panicum virgatum strain AP13 chromosome 4N, P.virgatum_v5, whole genome shotgun sequence, a single window of DNA contains:
- the LOC120670449 gene encoding uncharacterized protein LOC120670449, which translates to MVAAAAPLASKPQQLHQTWWKNGSCPAGTVPIRRDSSRANPEIAELVRRSSPFGRPGSSRAGSYNQSAMAAPPGGKVEVAAAFATNAPYLGARARLPYWKVNVHPAGEFSMSYILIGNTLDTDYVAIKGADPPPHLTNQIAVGLVDPAGNRWWVSVMDQEIGYYPESVFNTRFPDAAYVEMGGRVLDSRPGGKHTTTPMGSGMPACAGWGFAATIIQYLGVSSDGVLFNDDASKTIATTLLRSQYSGLGQVEGWFRHCVWRARWNPL; encoded by the exons atggtggcggcggcggcgcccttggCTTCGAAACCGCAGCAGCTGCACCAGACCTGGTGGAAAAACGGGAGCTGCCCGGCAGGGACCGTCCCGATCCGGCGAGACTCCAGCCGCGCCAACCCTGAAATCGCCGAGCTGGTGCGCCGGTCCTCGCCGTTCGGGCGCCCCGGCAGCAGCCGTGCGGGCAGCTACAACCaatccgccatggccgcgccgccgggaggCAAAGTGGAGGTGGCAGCTGCGTTCGCGACGAACGCGCCGTACCTTGGTGCTCGGGCGCGCTTGCCTTACTGGAAGGTTAACGTGCACCCTGCAGGCGAGTTCTCCATGAGCTACATTCTGATTGGGAACACGCTGGACACCGACTACGTGGCGATCAAGGGGGCCGACCCGCCGCCACATCTTACCAACCAGATTGCGGTTGGTCTTGTG GATCCTGCCGGGAATAGGTGGTGGGTTTCGGTGATGGACCAGGAGATCGGCTACTACCCTGAATCCGTATTCAACACGAGGTTCCCTGACGCCGCGTACGTGGAGATGGGCGGGCGGGTGCTCGACAGCAGGCCCGGTGGCAAGCACACGACCACGCCGATGGGGAGCGGCATGCCGGCGTGCGCAGGCTGGGGCTTCGCGGCCACCATCATTCAGTACCTCGGCGtcagctccgacggggtcctcTTCAACGACGATGCCAGCAAGACCATTGCAACGACGCTGCTACGGAGTCAATACTCTGGGCTTGGACAAGTCGAGGGGTGGTTTCGACATTGTGTATGGAGGGCCAGGTGGAATCCACTGTGA